The following are encoded in a window of Citrobacter freundii genomic DNA:
- a CDS encoding YccJ family protein yields the protein MPTQEAKAHRVGEWARLRNTSSEIAEAIFEVAHYDEKLAEKIWEEGSDEVLIKAFEKTDKDSLFWGEQTIERKNV from the coding sequence CCCATCGCGTCGGTGAATGGGCGCGTCTGCGCAATACATCGTCGGAAATCGCCGAGGCTATTTTTGAAGTCGCCCATTATGACGAGAAACTGGCGGAGAAAATTTGGGAAGAAGGCAGCGACGAGGTGCTGATCAAAGCCTTCGAGAAAACGGACAAAGACTCACTCTTTTGGGGTGAACAGACTATCGAACGTAAAAACGTCTAG